ccaaaccaaaccaaccaataatcaaaccgataaaaaaaaaaaaaattgattatgagattataaattggtgaattgattatccatattttacaatattagtgagaaaaatttttattgtaggaggaattgttacaaatcattgaatattaggttataaaGAGAGATATTGATTTGTAAATTCACtaaattgtaataatgtttccattgattttcttattagctatacaaaactagttggatagtcaaatgaatgattgaataataaagttcattttgtgatttcaatgaTAGTTAtgttcttagtaatttgttatccattggtttcaatattagttatctttcccatacaacgataaaccatgatttaatcataaatgtaaaatatttctctttttttttgggtcaaatcttgtcactataaattataaatgtaagatttcattatggttcaagcccaataataaacggATCTAAACCCGATagtaaaaaactgaaataaaccaaaaccacGTCGGACCaagaccaaaaccgaaaccgaccaaaaaccaaagttccttaatggattggttttggtctccctcattcttagaccgaaaccgattcaacccattcgattgacacccctaatttagAATCGTCTGGAATCGTTCATTGGAAGCATAAAGAACACATCCTTAGAGTTTCATTTCTTGGTTTCTGTTTTAAAGGTACAAGACACTAATGATCTCCCCCCTCATCAGATTTGTGCCCCATAATGCCTAAAGTTGTTTTAACTCCCAGTGGGGGACCTTTCCTTCTTGAGTTGTGTAACATCAACCCCTTTCACTGCTGCTACAGCTGAATCTCCTCGCTTCATGATACTTTCCAGCGCTTCAACTTTCTCCGACAGCACTCGGATATTTGAGTTGGCCGACTGTATCAACTTATCTGCAGTCTCTAGTGAAGTGCATAACTAGGATAACATAGCATGACAATAAACTAGTTAGAAATGCCAAAATGCGGTAATGAAATAGCGTTCCAGTGAAATACTCTAGTTCAGATCATCTTCACCTTCAGTGTCAGAGCTGTCCATGAGTGGTCTGTCCCTGATAATGCCTCATTCAACTGGTTGTAATTTTCCTGATTTAAGAAGCATGGGTGATATTCTTAGCAATGATCAATAATTAGAGAACTACCATTTCTGTGTAATATAAATAAAACACTATGCACAAGCTATTCACATTTGTAAGGAATGTTGTGCACCCACCCTTTTTCAGTCTCTGCATTAAAAGTTAAGATTGAGTTTTCCAACAGTTTTCCATCAGAGTACCAAATAAATCAAGTATTCATTTCCAAATCAATTGGCAAACAAGTTATATTCTAAAGTGGACTCAAGCAACCAAAATGACTTTCTCTGCTACTTTATGTGTCGATTTGGAAATTGAAGAGTGGTTTCATCAGAAAAGAAAGGGCTTAGTTGATCCGTTGTTTGACTAAATGTTTTGATCTGCAGAGGTTACAGCATGATGTCCTAAtataagaaagaatttgaacatTGAATGCTGTTCCAACTGGGAACAGCATCAGAAAGAGTGAAAGGGAAATAACACAATCTAGTCTCACTAGGTCTTACTTTTAAATTAGTGGTTGCAATTCCCCAGTGACTTCGGCAGCTACAACTCAGAACCAGTAAAAAGTCAACTCGGTTACCTCCATTAATCAAATGAATATCACTACAGCATGGATTTGCAGAAAAGTTGCTGCCAATTTTGCCTGATGTGTAAGTTCACTTGTTCATAATCTTAATGAAATCTATCACACTCGTGCCtatcagaaaacagaaaaaagtaGGATAAAAGAACCTCAGATCTAAAGACCGTTATCAATCTCACATTGAGAAAGCATCTAAATATAGGGGTGGCATTCTTATTGAAACCATCCAACTGACCCAGATTCAGTCAGCTCTAATCAAGAATGGAAACCTCAGACTGATCAAATGTTATTGGTCCACATGTAAAAACAACTACCGAGCAGATTTGCTCACTCAGGCATGCTGGGTCCATGTTTCTTTGTCTCTAATGAtgggaaacaaagaaataatataaaaacaaaTGTGTAACTGAGATAAATATGTTGAGAAAGATAGTGGCAAAAATAGGAAagataattaagaaaaaaaaaattgaggttatTTAGGAGTGGCCCTGATGGAAGATAAGTTGAAGGATCATCGTTTAATGTGGTATAGCCTTTGCAGCAAAGGCCTTTGGCTGATGAGGTGTTACCAGCTAATGCTAGAGCAAATAATACCATGAAAGCTTTTGGGAGAGGACGACAGAGGTTACCTACATAGCAGCCTACCTTAGAGGATACCCTATGCATCGTACTTGAAATTGGGTATTTGGGTTGCATAACTGATGGATGGATGATACCCAAAAAGCTGAGCTTGAGTTGAAAGAATACAGTGGGAAAATGGAACCCCAAGTAGTCAACGACTGGATTTCCTATCTGTATGATTATTTAGATTGGTTTGACTTGACAGAACCCAGGAAACTGAAACTAGCTCGAGCTAAGTTAGTCAGATCAGCTAGGGAGTGGTGGAGAACATATGAAGAAGCTACAGATTCGGGGTACAAAACCAACCACTATGGaggaaatggaaagaagagTTAAGGCCAAGTATTTACCACGTACATTTCAGAGCACGGCATTGGGATCAATTCAATACTCTACGGAAAAAACAAATTAACTGTGTCAGAGTACCTGGAGAAATTTGACACGTTAGTCTCACACAGGAATTGACGAGAGGACGATATTCAACTGGTTTCACAGTTCAAAACAAGGCTGAATCCGGAAATCAGGAAAGAACAAATGTTCACGATGTATCTGACCTTCAGATTGCTTTCAGAAGGCACTGTGGGCATAGGAGAATCTTAAGCGCCCCTCTAAGAGGTTCACTTCTCAAGCCGGGGAGTAGACAAAAGCCTACGGCTAGTGTTATAACAGAAAAACCTCTAGATGTGGCCAAGGACATTGAGTGCACCtatgatgatgaggaggaaaCTCATGGGGTTAATATACTCTGCATGGCTCCATTGACTAAACTCAAATGCACCAAGGAAGTTGATATAGGGATGGTTGAGGCGATGGACGAAGAGGTCAAAGATATAGTTGCAGAGGACTTCACGGGCACACTATTCACCATAGTTGACACAACTGCTTATCCCAAAATCTTGAGCTATTAAGTGAGGAAAACAACAACGTATATCAACACTCCCTGCACGTGTACGTACACCCATACACACATAGCCTTGCATGTGACATGCACTCACATGGAAACACCATCAGATGGCACCGAGGAGAGAATATGTTAGGGAACCCTGCTGCACTTCCCAGGGATCAGACACTCGACCTCCctactctaataccatgttataactgcttatcccaaaagcttgagTTGCAAAGCAAGGGCACCAACAATGTTAAGTATGACTCTGATACAAATCAGTTTCATATGGAGTCGTCAGTTTAACAGAACATTAACAGAATAAAAAATC
This genomic stretch from Macadamia integrifolia cultivar HAES 741 chromosome 2, SCU_Mint_v3, whole genome shotgun sequence harbors:
- the LOC122072239 gene encoding uncharacterized protein LOC122072239, giving the protein MVQEMRGVGGPLLSIGDLLSDVGDEASVGENLETSSLTSSPSSSTVNATLPPSNLSQLFKENYNQLNEALSGTDHSWTALTLKLCTSLETADKLIQSANSNIRVLSEKVEALESIMKRGDSAVAAVKGVDVTQLKKERSPTGS